In Shewanella sp. VB17, a single genomic region encodes these proteins:
- a CDS encoding transglycosylase SLT domain-containing protein: MNLRFTCLIACSLLLSQLTLASDSFVELDAEIENTGKLQERQAKEYSGFVFAYMAEYEHWRVQYLKAFDQYRAEIIGKWGTGDVSQRQKSVEYSADKNIKSVVDYEANELTVSIIVDSELTDEQIKQKLNNEVKSLAENSHSNVFSLVSEEDLVKRGKLQISAVSFSNRNEQQAKQVIIEQTKAQLLEIDKELDSAQLTKLDSVSMDIVERVSNQKKNKLLNVAKERLIKLDDQYMQQRKLVKQQTGLVEKKVIQYRVSLPKNSLSVRAAKVVDLAQTEGLRWQVPSALIMAVIHSESSFDPKATSPIPAYGLMQIVPTSAGVDVNNFIRKVNKPMSSSELYLPMINVETGAAYLNILDKRYLKAIINDESRMHCMIAAYNTGAGNVAKAFNLDGTRNIYKASKVINKMEPDEVYQHLLLNLPYDETKHYLEKVSGRIALYENKI; this comes from the coding sequence ATGAATTTACGTTTTACTTGCTTAATCGCTTGTTCATTATTGTTAAGTCAATTGACTCTGGCATCTGATAGCTTTGTTGAGTTAGATGCAGAGATTGAAAATACAGGTAAGTTGCAAGAGCGACAAGCCAAGGAATATAGCGGCTTTGTTTTTGCTTATATGGCTGAGTATGAACACTGGCGAGTACAGTATTTGAAAGCATTTGATCAATATCGAGCTGAAATTATCGGTAAGTGGGGGACAGGAGATGTTTCTCAGCGACAGAAGAGCGTGGAGTATTCTGCAGATAAAAATATTAAATCTGTGGTTGATTATGAAGCTAATGAGTTAACGGTTTCCATCATAGTCGATAGCGAGCTAACAGATGAGCAAATCAAACAAAAGCTAAACAATGAAGTGAAATCCTTGGCTGAAAACAGTCATTCAAATGTTTTCTCATTAGTCAGCGAGGAAGATCTCGTTAAACGAGGTAAGTTACAAATTAGTGCTGTGAGCTTCTCTAATCGTAATGAGCAGCAGGCTAAGCAGGTGATAATTGAGCAAACCAAAGCTCAATTATTGGAAATTGATAAGGAGCTTGATTCGGCACAGCTCACTAAGTTAGACAGTGTTTCTATGGATATCGTTGAGCGAGTGTCGAATCAGAAAAAAAATAAACTGTTAAATGTGGCCAAAGAGAGGCTGATAAAATTAGACGACCAGTATATGCAGCAAAGAAAATTAGTTAAACAGCAGACAGGGTTAGTTGAAAAAAAGGTCATTCAGTACCGAGTGAGCCTGCCTAAAAATAGCTTGAGTGTAAGGGCTGCAAAAGTGGTGGATTTGGCTCAGACGGAAGGACTTCGCTGGCAAGTGCCATCCGCATTAATTATGGCGGTTATTCACTCTGAATCGAGTTTCGACCCTAAAGCCACATCACCTATACCTGCTTATGGTTTGATGCAAATTGTCCCAACAAGCGCTGGAGTTGATGTTAATAACTTTATTCGTAAAGTTAATAAGCCAATGAGTTCAAGCGAGCTTTATTTACCCATGATTAATGTTGAGACGGGGGCGGCATATCTAAATATCTTAGACAAGCGTTACCTCAAGGCGATTATTAATGATGAGAGCCGAATGCACTGCATGATTGCAGCCTATAATACCGGGGCTGGAAATGTCGCTAAAGCATTCAATCTAGATGGCACCCGCAATATATATAAGGCTTCGAAAGTGATTAATAAGATGGAACCCGATGAGGTGTATCAACATCTGCTGCTAAATCTACCTTACGATGAAACTAAACATTATCTAGAGAAGGTGAGTGGAAGAATTGCTTTATATGAAAACAAAATTTAG
- a CDS encoding LPP20 family lipoprotein, whose protein sequence is MKKNYFTVAILVFLSGCQSNDTVKNVQQIDCFYPDAVTVSAPRWICDVMPDGIEIGAVGYSKKSVAGLSIMRDIATNDARARLAQQFESNVNTLFKQATQANMVSTTDNVSEEVTEYFETVTKNVTSRTLSNSRVIVTQRSPGGGLYTLVGMDKVTYDANLAKVVAAAGQKDPQLWNKFNNKKAAENLEAVLSSLQKI, encoded by the coding sequence ATGAAAAAAAATTATTTTACAGTCGCGATTTTAGTATTTTTGTCAGGATGTCAAAGCAATGATACCGTTAAAAATGTACAGCAAATTGATTGTTTCTATCCGGATGCAGTGACAGTTAGTGCGCCTCGTTGGATTTGTGATGTGATGCCAGATGGTATTGAAATTGGCGCGGTTGGTTATTCAAAGAAAAGTGTTGCTGGGTTAAGTATTATGCGTGATATTGCGACTAATGATGCCCGTGCTCGTTTAGCTCAGCAGTTTGAGTCGAACGTCAACACACTATTTAAACAGGCAACACAAGCGAACATGGTGTCGACAACAGACAATGTATCTGAAGAGGTCACTGAATACTTTGAAACTGTGACTAAAAATGTCACTAGTCGGACTTTATCAAATAGTCGGGTGATTGTGACGCAGCGCAGCCCTGGTGGCGGTTTATATACGTTAGTTGGCATGGACAAGGTTACTTACGATGCCAATCTGGCTAAAGTCGTTGCTGCGGCAGGACAAAAAGATCCTCAACTATGGAATAAGTTTAACAACAAAAAAGCCGCCGAAAATCTAGAAGCTGTTTTATCCTCACTACAAAAAATATAA
- a CDS encoding LPP20 family lipoprotein: protein MLSKNVSIFIMLSLFAGCQSTKTPGWVLAPVTNSSESITAVGEGHSLIDAKMKALSAINQRLWTQVSSSSQNRNIANNINGGDHYQEFNDFKLNTKTSDLVFNGVEYTKAEQVGALYYVEAKVLKTSLISQLVSDINKIDQRAKFELGALANTDLLVWWLRNRNVKELEKELAIKNSMLSAVSTTNNSELKTALPLLKSSVSRVKSQIIISISTGREDDLMKGFLTNHFSKYNIPVVDYKIGGYSHNLILDTHWNNRHIADIFVSTANVNIIMKDKKNLVVASNEIIANANSVTSFERAREGASRSFSAKLTKQNFWKALGFDF from the coding sequence ATGTTAAGTAAAAATGTGTCAATATTCATAATGTTGTCCCTCTTTGCAGGGTGTCAATCAACCAAGACACCGGGTTGGGTGTTGGCACCGGTCACAAACTCTTCTGAATCAATCACGGCAGTTGGGGAGGGACATTCACTTATTGATGCCAAAATGAAAGCATTAAGCGCTATAAACCAAAGGTTATGGACTCAAGTCAGTTCAAGTAGCCAGAACCGTAATATTGCTAACAATATCAATGGTGGTGATCATTACCAAGAGTTCAACGATTTTAAACTTAATACCAAGACTTCGGATCTTGTGTTTAACGGCGTTGAATACACTAAGGCAGAACAAGTTGGTGCTCTTTATTATGTTGAAGCTAAAGTATTAAAAACGAGCTTAATATCCCAGCTTGTCTCAGATATTAATAAAATAGATCAACGCGCAAAATTTGAACTCGGTGCACTGGCTAATACCGATTTATTAGTTTGGTGGTTAAGAAATCGCAATGTTAAAGAGTTGGAAAAAGAGTTAGCAATCAAAAATTCTATGTTATCAGCAGTGTCTACGACTAATAACAGTGAACTCAAGACCGCATTACCATTACTTAAGTCTAGCGTTAGTCGAGTTAAATCTCAGATCATTATTAGCATATCAACAGGGCGTGAAGATGACTTAATGAAAGGCTTCTTAACCAATCACTTTTCAAAATATAACATACCCGTTGTTGATTATAAAATCGGAGGTTATAGCCACAATTTAATATTAGACACTCATTGGAATAATCGCCATATTGCCGATATTTTTGTCTCTACGGCAAACGTGAACATTATCATGAAAGATAAAAAGAACTTAGTGGTGGCAAGTAATGAAATAATTGCTAATGCTAATTCTGTCACTAGCTTTGAACGTGCTCGAGAAGGAGCATCACGCAGTTTTTCAGCCAAATTAACAAAACAGAATTTTTGGAAAGCCTTAGGGTTTGATTTTTAA
- a CDS encoding GNAT family N-acetyltransferase: MDIDLLKHKPHFITQIANWYHNEWGVINPDPELNNQTIATLEVKLAEYCNSDRLPLMLVATCDTELIAAAQIRFQENTNYPADSHWLGGVYVCKSQRGNGTAQSLIEVISEKAKLLGVQELYLHTEVLSGGLYKKMGWLPVEEILYCGINALIMKKRLNE; encoded by the coding sequence ATGGATATTGATTTACTGAAACATAAACCTCACTTCATCACTCAAATAGCCAACTGGTACCACAATGAATGGGGTGTGATAAACCCAGATCCAGAATTGAATAATCAAACCATAGCGACACTAGAAGTAAAATTAGCAGAATACTGTAATAGCGACAGATTACCCTTAATGCTAGTTGCAACTTGTGATACAGAATTAATTGCAGCAGCCCAAATTCGATTTCAAGAAAACACTAACTACCCCGCTGACTCGCATTGGCTAGGTGGAGTGTATGTTTGTAAATCACAACGCGGCAATGGGACAGCTCAATCCCTAATAGAGGTGATATCAGAAAAAGCCAAACTGTTAGGTGTACAAGAGTTATATTTACATACTGAAGTACTCTCGGGTGGTCTCTATAAAAAAATGGGCTGGTTACCTGTAGAAGAAATCTTATACTGTGGTATTAATGCGTTGATTATGAAAAAAAGACTCAATGAGTAA
- the ybaK gene encoding Cys-tRNA(Pro) deacylase, which produces MTPAIYSLKRAKLDYHIHEYQHEANNGAYGIEAATKLNLDTAVVFKTLIAKLDSEKLVVAIIPVTEKLNMKLLAKAACVKKAAMALALEVERSTGYVLGGVSPLGQKRPLATYIDISARLLEQIYVSGGKRGLDIELAPASLQQLTKASFVPLTA; this is translated from the coding sequence ATGACACCTGCCATCTATAGCTTAAAACGTGCAAAACTAGACTATCACATTCATGAATATCAGCATGAAGCTAATAATGGTGCCTATGGGATTGAGGCTGCCACTAAGCTAAACCTAGATACTGCTGTAGTATTTAAAACCTTAATCGCTAAACTTGATAGTGAAAAACTGGTGGTTGCTATCATACCCGTAACCGAGAAATTAAATATGAAACTCCTCGCTAAAGCTGCATGCGTAAAGAAGGCTGCTATGGCATTAGCGCTGGAAGTTGAACGCTCTACCGGGTACGTTTTGGGCGGCGTAAGCCCTCTGGGTCAAAAACGTCCACTCGCTACCTATATTGACATATCTGCCCGATTACTTGAACAGATATATGTCAGTGGAGGTAAGCGAGGCTTAGATATCGAACTTGCCCCAGCGAGTCTGCAACAACTAACAAAAGCCAGCTTTGTACCTCTGACAGCATAG
- the tusA gene encoding sulfurtransferase TusA: MNDPFSEAQHQLNAIGLRCPEPVMMLRKSVRKIAQGETLLIIADDPATTRDIPSFCEFMEHKLIASKTETTPYQYLIQKGL; the protein is encoded by the coding sequence ATGAACGACCCATTTTCAGAAGCGCAACACCAACTTAATGCTATTGGGCTTAGATGTCCCGAACCGGTAATGATGCTGCGTAAATCAGTTCGTAAAATAGCTCAAGGTGAAACATTATTGATTATTGCCGATGATCCTGCGACAACTCGCGATATTCCAAGCTTTTGCGAGTTTATGGAACATAAACTTATCGCCAGTAAAACTGAAACAACGCCATATCAATACTTGATTCAAAAAGGTTTATAG
- a CDS encoding MOSC domain-containing protein, translating into MPKLIAIGFKPIKKGPMTLVEMAQVTQAAGVEHDCFGRPGKRQVTVMSLEQWNLACATIDTHLPWVTRRANLLIEGHIFSAADKGKRLQIGDLALEITGETDPCKKMEIAQAGLEQALIPDWRGGVTCRVLHDAKITIGDDISFS; encoded by the coding sequence ATGCCAAAACTTATCGCCATTGGTTTTAAGCCGATTAAAAAGGGTCCAATGACGCTTGTTGAAATGGCCCAAGTCACTCAAGCCGCTGGCGTAGAACATGACTGCTTTGGTCGCCCGGGTAAACGACAAGTCACGGTTATGTCATTAGAACAATGGAATCTTGCCTGTGCCACAATCGATACACATCTCCCTTGGGTAACTCGACGCGCCAACTTGCTAATAGAAGGCCATATCTTCTCAGCTGCAGATAAAGGTAAACGACTACAGATTGGTGATTTAGCATTAGAGATCACTGGTGAAACTGATCCCTGTAAGAAAATGGAGATAGCACAAGCTGGTTTAGAACAGGCACTCATTCCTGATTGGCGAGGCGGAGTGACATGTCGTGTACTGCATGATGCCAAAATCACCATTGGTGATGACATTAGCTTTTCATAG
- a CDS encoding amidohydrolase family protein has translation MLQHKLIPLFAIITLIFNSSSFAEETANDKKSTWQVNTPTKAPLEQISINVTEGTWMNVSVSPNDKYIVFDMLGDIYQIPIEGGQAKILAEGIAWQMQPIYSPDGQYIAFTSDEDGGDNIWIMKADGSNPRPVTKEKFRLLNSPAWSPDSQYLLARKHYTGSRSLGAGEIWMYHVGGGEGVKLTKRPNEQKDLGEPAYSPDGHYIYFSQDATPGKSFHYSKDSVKGIYKIKRYDTQTGDIELLIEGTGGAIRPTPSPDGTKLAYIKRDGFQSSLYLMDLKSGKKEKIYDKLDRDMQETWAIHGVYPNMSWTSDNQEIIFWAGGKINKLDIKTKITKHIPFSINTQLDVQPALRFTQNLDKDQFDVKMLRMAQVSPDGKQVVYEALGKLWIKALSNNKHTDKHSRLTNLDTDLRELFPQWSRDGKSIVFTTWDDTKQGSVRIANIRNNDIKILTKEPGKYVEPTFSPNGSFVVYRKVKGGHITPRTWSQETGLYRVNVESQENIKITADGYQPQFGAESDRIYFMLEGETPEFASINLDGLQKRVHYTSQHATEFRVSPDGKQLAFAERFKVWVSPFAKHGETITIGPKANNLPVTQLSTRAGESISWNNNSDQLYWTLGPDLYQADVDTAYTVNIANTDNVLDKTKKAEITQLGFIQKADVPRGTIAFMGGNIITMEGDKVIKNGIVIVKDNHILTVGDEKTEIPSDAQVIDIKGKSLMPGLFDAHAHGSQGETEIIPQQNWQLFSNLSLGVTSIHDPSNDTTEIFAASEQQKAGKITGPRIFSTGTILYGANSPGYTSHIDSLDDAKFHLLRLKKAGAFSVKSYNQPRRDQRQQVIAAARELEMMVVPEGGSLLQHNLTMIADGHTGIEHSLPTAAIYNDIKQFWSQTKVGYTPTLVVAYGGISGENYWYDKTDVWSHPRLSKYVPSDLLQARSMRRPKAPDAHYNHFNVARIANEMNDLGVKPNIGAHGQREGLAAHWEMWMFAQGGMSNLDVLKTATINPATHFGMDHQLGSITQGKLADIIVIDGNPLEDIRVTDRVIYTMVNGKLYNAETMDQLNADPKNGNGKRKPFFFEL, from the coding sequence ATGTTACAACACAAATTAATACCACTATTTGCAATCATTACACTTATTTTTAACTCATCTTCGTTTGCCGAAGAGACCGCAAATGATAAAAAATCAACATGGCAAGTAAACACCCCCACTAAAGCCCCTTTAGAGCAGATTAGCATTAATGTCACTGAGGGTACCTGGATGAATGTCAGTGTCAGCCCAAATGATAAATATATTGTATTCGACATGTTAGGTGACATCTATCAAATACCAATAGAGGGCGGCCAAGCCAAAATACTTGCAGAGGGTATTGCTTGGCAAATGCAGCCTATTTACAGCCCAGATGGACAGTATATCGCTTTCACTTCAGATGAGGATGGTGGTGACAATATCTGGATTATGAAGGCTGATGGTAGCAACCCAAGACCTGTCACTAAAGAAAAATTCAGACTATTAAACAGTCCAGCTTGGAGCCCTGACTCCCAATATTTACTTGCCCGTAAACACTATACTGGTTCCCGCAGTTTAGGGGCTGGAGAGATCTGGATGTACCACGTTGGCGGCGGTGAAGGTGTAAAACTCACCAAACGTCCTAATGAGCAAAAAGATCTTGGTGAACCCGCCTACTCTCCTGATGGCCATTATATTTATTTCAGCCAAGATGCGACTCCGGGTAAAAGCTTTCATTACTCCAAAGACTCAGTAAAGGGGATCTACAAAATAAAGCGATATGATACTCAAACCGGTGATATTGAATTATTGATTGAGGGTACTGGCGGAGCTATCCGTCCAACACCAAGCCCTGACGGTACTAAACTCGCCTATATTAAACGTGATGGGTTTCAATCATCTCTGTACTTGATGGATCTAAAGTCCGGAAAAAAAGAAAAGATATACGACAAGTTGGATAGAGATATGCAGGAAACTTGGGCTATCCATGGTGTCTATCCAAACATGAGTTGGACCAGTGACAATCAGGAAATTATCTTCTGGGCTGGAGGTAAGATCAATAAACTAGACATTAAAACAAAAATAACTAAACATATCCCCTTCTCAATCAACACTCAGTTAGATGTGCAACCTGCACTCCGCTTTACTCAAAACTTAGATAAGGATCAGTTTGATGTAAAGATGCTAAGAATGGCACAGGTATCACCTGACGGCAAACAGGTCGTCTACGAAGCTCTAGGAAAACTCTGGATTAAAGCCTTATCTAATAATAAGCATACTGATAAACACTCACGATTAACTAACCTAGATACTGATCTTAGAGAGTTATTCCCTCAATGGTCCCGTGACGGTAAGAGCATAGTATTCACAACTTGGGATGACACGAAACAAGGCAGTGTACGCATAGCTAACATCAGAAATAATGACATAAAAATCTTAACTAAAGAACCAGGGAAATACGTAGAGCCAACCTTCTCACCTAACGGTTCATTTGTTGTTTACCGTAAGGTTAAGGGGGGACATATTACCCCAAGAACTTGGTCACAAGAAACCGGATTATATCGGGTAAATGTAGAAAGTCAGGAAAATATTAAGATCACAGCTGATGGCTACCAACCTCAATTTGGTGCTGAGTCTGATCGTATCTATTTTATGCTTGAAGGTGAAACACCAGAGTTTGCCTCTATAAACCTAGATGGTTTGCAAAAACGAGTGCATTATACCAGCCAACATGCTACCGAATTTCGCGTATCTCCTGATGGAAAACAGCTCGCCTTTGCTGAACGTTTTAAGGTTTGGGTTAGCCCTTTTGCTAAACATGGTGAAACCATCACTATTGGCCCAAAAGCTAATAATCTACCCGTTACTCAATTAAGTACTCGTGCCGGTGAGAGTATTAGCTGGAACAATAATAGCGATCAACTTTACTGGACCCTAGGACCGGATCTATACCAAGCCGATGTAGACACTGCATATACAGTCAACATAGCTAATACCGATAACGTACTAGATAAAACAAAGAAAGCAGAGATAACTCAGCTTGGCTTTATTCAAAAAGCGGATGTTCCACGTGGAACAATAGCGTTTATGGGGGGGAATATCATCACAATGGAAGGTGATAAGGTCATTAAAAATGGTATCGTTATTGTCAAAGACAATCATATTCTTACCGTCGGTGATGAAAAAACAGAAATACCGAGTGATGCTCAAGTGATCGATATCAAAGGTAAGAGTTTAATGCCTGGATTATTCGATGCCCATGCTCATGGATCACAGGGAGAAACCGAAATCATTCCACAACAAAACTGGCAACTTTTCTCCAATCTCTCACTGGGTGTTACCAGTATTCATGATCCGTCTAACGATACAACCGAGATCTTTGCCGCTTCAGAGCAACAAAAAGCAGGCAAAATCACTGGACCACGTATTTTCTCAACAGGTACTATTCTATATGGTGCAAATTCGCCAGGCTACACATCACACATTGACTCGTTGGATGATGCCAAGTTCCACCTACTACGTTTAAAAAAAGCGGGAGCATTCAGTGTCAAAAGTTATAACCAACCTCGTCGAGATCAAAGACAACAAGTAATAGCAGCAGCTCGAGAACTTGAAATGATGGTTGTACCTGAAGGTGGCAGTTTGCTACAACACAACCTAACAATGATCGCAGATGGCCACACAGGCATTGAACACTCACTACCTACTGCGGCTATTTATAATGATATTAAGCAGTTTTGGAGTCAAACTAAGGTTGGCTATACTCCAACATTAGTTGTTGCCTATGGTGGGATCTCAGGCGAAAACTATTGGTATGATAAAACCGATGTTTGGTCACATCCCAGACTCTCAAAATATGTTCCAAGTGATCTACTGCAAGCGAGATCAATGCGTCGTCCAAAAGCACCGGATGCACATTATAATCATTTTAATGTGGCACGCATTGCTAACGAGATGAATGATCTTGGAGTAAAACCTAATATAGGTGCTCACGGTCAACGGGAAGGTTTAGCTGCCCATTGGGAAATGTGGATGTTTGCTCAGGGTGGCATGAGTAATCTAGACGTTCTCAAAACAGCGACAATTAATCCAGCAACACACTTCGGCATGGATCATCAACTAGGTTCAATCACACAAGGTAAACTCGCCGATATAATTGTCATTGATGGCAATCCACTTGAAGATATTCGCGTAACGGATCGTGTTATTTATACTATGGTCAATGGCAAATTATACAATGCAGAAACCATGGATCAACTTAATGCTGATCCCAAAAATGGTAACGGTAAACGCAAACCGTTCTTTTTTGAACTTTAA
- a CDS encoding DNA-3-methyladenine glycosylase I: MERQRCSWVGADEIYLAYHDEVWGRPIYDSQTLFAKLCLEGQQAGLSWITILKKQQNYELAFARFNPTVIAKFDDEKIEALLQNKGIVRNRLKVNSIINNARGYLAYTEAGNNFSAFLWSFVGGAPIVNQFSSHSEVPVQTIESVAMSKALKKMGFNFVGPTICYAFMQAVGMVNDHAIDCFCYKKF, translated from the coding sequence ATGGAAAGGCAACGTTGTAGTTGGGTTGGGGCGGATGAGATTTATCTGGCGTATCATGACGAGGTGTGGGGCAGGCCTATTTATGATAGTCAGACGTTGTTTGCTAAGCTTTGTCTTGAGGGTCAACAAGCGGGATTATCTTGGATCACCATTCTTAAGAAACAACAAAATTATGAACTTGCTTTTGCTCGCTTTAACCCTACAGTTATTGCTAAATTTGATGATGAAAAAATCGAAGCTTTATTACAAAACAAAGGCATTGTGAGAAATCGTTTAAAAGTTAATTCGATCATTAACAATGCTCGAGGTTATTTAGCTTATACAGAGGCTGGGAATAATTTCTCAGCGTTTCTTTGGAGCTTTGTCGGGGGGGCACCAATAGTGAATCAATTTTCATCTCACTCAGAGGTGCCAGTTCAAACCATTGAATCAGTAGCTATGTCTAAAGCTTTGAAAAAAATGGGGTTTAATTTTGTTGGCCCGACTATCTGTTATGCTTTTATGCAAGCCGTAGGCATGGTGAATGATCATGCAATTGATTGTTTTTGTTATAAAAAATTCTAG
- the glyQ gene encoding glycine--tRNA ligase subunit alpha, translating into MTTKHDVKTFQGFIMTLQEYWAQQGCAIVQPLDMEVGAGTFHPQTFLRSLGPEPMSSAYVQPCRRPTDGRYGENPNRLQQYYQFQVVLKPSPDNIQELYLGSLEALGVDMNIHDVRFVEDNWESPTLGAWGLGWEIWLNGMEVSQFTYFQQVGGLECTPVTGEITYGLERLAMYIQEVDSVYDLVWTDGPMGKIMYGDVFHQNEVEQSTYNFEHADVAVQLALFDDCEIACQRLLSLEKPLPLPAYEQVMKASHAFNLLDARHAISVTERQRYILRVRTMAKCVAEAYYQAREALGFPLCK; encoded by the coding sequence ATGACGACGAAACATGATGTAAAGACATTCCAAGGGTTTATTATGACCCTGCAGGAATACTGGGCGCAACAAGGTTGCGCAATTGTTCAACCTCTAGATATGGAAGTGGGCGCAGGGACATTCCACCCACAGACTTTTTTGCGTTCATTAGGCCCAGAGCCAATGAGCAGTGCTTATGTACAACCATGTCGCCGCCCTACTGATGGCCGTTATGGTGAAAACCCTAACCGTCTACAGCAATATTATCAATTTCAGGTCGTGTTAAAACCGTCTCCTGACAATATTCAAGAGCTTTACCTTGGCTCTCTTGAAGCGCTAGGTGTCGACATGAATATACATGATGTGCGTTTCGTCGAAGATAACTGGGAGTCTCCGACTCTGGGCGCTTGGGGTTTAGGTTGGGAGATATGGTTAAATGGTATGGAAGTATCACAATTTACCTATTTTCAACAAGTAGGCGGACTTGAATGTACACCAGTAACAGGTGAGATAACTTATGGCCTGGAACGTCTTGCTATGTATATTCAGGAAGTTGACAGTGTTTATGATCTTGTCTGGACTGATGGTCCTATGGGCAAGATAATGTATGGTGACGTCTTCCATCAAAATGAAGTCGAGCAATCAACTTATAACTTCGAACACGCAGATGTTGCAGTGCAACTAGCCTTATTTGATGACTGTGAGATAGCTTGCCAACGTTTATTATCATTAGAGAAGCCATTACCACTACCTGCCTATGAGCAGGTCATGAAGGCCTCACACGCCTTTAACTTACTTGATGCCCGTCATGCCATTTCAGTGACCGAACGCCAGCGTTATATCTTACGCGTTCGTACCATGGCTAAATGTGTGGCAGAAGCCTATTACCAAGCCCGTGAAGCGCTTGGCTTCCCACTGTGTAAGTAG